A genome region from Geminicoccus roseus DSM 18922 includes the following:
- a CDS encoding glycoside hydrolase family 15 protein, with protein sequence MAMAEPDEGGRPPIAGYALIGDCHGSALVSQDGSIDWCCMRRFDADPVFFRILDARRGGFWSVVPEDLVGTSRAYLPGTNILRTLFATRTGRLSVTDFMPVGRSRDAGVHDYASLRAPCWLVRRFEVLEGRVRFLTRVHPRGSDFATTPLELHQDGQALRCGGFTLWCGGTATLGEDGADFTFDLAAGQVETAVMTEAEPLADPRRHGDLLFGITRSFWEEWSAYNRYRGEHAEVVRRSALALKLLTYAPTGAVVAAPTTSLPEQIGGGRNWDYRYCWLRDSSFTLYALGVLGYSGEAASFADFLARRCLREGEAPQIMYSVDGEANLPERRLDQLAGHAGSRPVRTGNGAFDQVQLDVHGEVLDWALLRRTLGSRLGRDEASLLRASADHVCRIWREPDQGIWEARGGPRQFTHGKAMAWVALDRARRLFGDEPVWCREQAAILEAILGEALTGDPPYLARELGGTDSDAALLQLPLLGLPIPLPVLDATIRRIERDLGDGDLIYRYRGDDGLDGGEGAFFITSFWLVDAMLVTGRAAEARALFGHLLARANDVGLYAEQVDPQTGAHLGNFPQAFTHLALISSATLLHLHDLAGPEALAGTHADRARRLVGATKGAKALFYALWRNRGVRLLRSTASVLDLDPGNQA encoded by the coding sequence ATGGCCATGGCTGAGCCGGACGAAGGCGGTCGGCCGCCGATTGCCGGCTATGCCCTGATCGGCGACTGCCATGGCAGCGCGCTGGTCAGCCAGGACGGCAGCATCGACTGGTGCTGCATGCGCCGCTTCGACGCCGACCCGGTGTTCTTCCGGATCCTGGATGCCCGAAGGGGCGGGTTCTGGAGCGTCGTCCCTGAGGACCTCGTCGGGACCAGCCGCGCCTACCTGCCCGGCACCAACATCCTGCGCACCCTGTTCGCCACCAGGACGGGCCGGCTGTCGGTCACCGACTTCATGCCGGTCGGGCGCAGCCGCGACGCGGGGGTGCACGACTACGCCTCGCTCAGGGCGCCGTGCTGGCTGGTGCGCCGCTTCGAGGTGCTGGAGGGCCGGGTACGCTTCCTCACCAGGGTCCACCCGCGCGGCAGCGACTTCGCGACCACGCCCCTGGAACTGCACCAGGACGGCCAGGCACTGCGGTGCGGCGGGTTCACCCTTTGGTGCGGCGGCACGGCAACGCTTGGCGAGGATGGCGCCGACTTCACGTTCGATCTCGCGGCCGGGCAGGTCGAAACCGCCGTCATGACCGAGGCGGAGCCTCTGGCCGATCCACGCCGGCACGGCGATCTGCTGTTCGGGATCACCCGGAGCTTCTGGGAGGAATGGAGCGCGTACAACCGCTATCGCGGCGAGCATGCCGAGGTTGTCCGGCGTAGCGCTCTGGCGCTGAAGCTTCTGACCTATGCCCCGACCGGCGCGGTGGTGGCGGCGCCGACCACCTCCCTGCCCGAGCAGATCGGTGGCGGGCGCAACTGGGACTATCGCTACTGCTGGCTGCGTGATTCGAGCTTCACCCTCTATGCGCTGGGGGTGCTGGGCTATTCCGGCGAGGCGGCCAGCTTCGCGGATTTCCTCGCCCGTCGCTGCCTGCGCGAGGGCGAGGCCCCGCAAATCATGTACTCGGTCGACGGCGAGGCGAACCTGCCGGAGCGGCGGCTGGACCAGCTGGCGGGCCATGCCGGCAGCCGGCCGGTGCGGACCGGCAACGGCGCCTTCGACCAGGTCCAGCTCGACGTGCATGGCGAGGTGCTGGACTGGGCCCTGCTGCGGCGCACCCTGGGCAGCCGGCTCGGCCGCGACGAGGCCAGCCTGCTGCGCGCCTCGGCCGACCATGTCTGCCGGATCTGGCGGGAGCCGGACCAGGGCATCTGGGAGGCGCGGGGCGGCCCGCGCCAGTTCACCCATGGCAAGGCGATGGCCTGGGTGGCGCTCGACCGGGCCCGCAGGCTGTTCGGCGACGAGCCGGTCTGGTGCCGGGAGCAGGCGGCCATCCTGGAGGCCATCCTGGGCGAGGCGCTGACCGGCGATCCGCCATACCTGGCCCGCGAGCTGGGCGGGACGGACAGCGACGCCGCCCTCCTGCAGCTTCCCCTGCTGGGCCTGCCGATCCCGCTGCCGGTGCTGGACGCCACGATCCGGCGCATCGAGCGGGACCTGGGCGATGGCGATCTGATCTACCGCTACCGCGGCGACGACGGCCTTGATGGTGGCGAGGGCGCCTTCTTCATCACCAGCTTCTGGCTGGTCGACGCCATGCTGGTCACCGGCCGCGCCGCCGAAGCCCGGGCGCTGTTCGGGCACCTGCTCGCAAGGGCCAACGATGTCGGCCTCTACGCCGAGCAGGTCGACCCCCAGACCGGTGCCCATCTCGGCAATTTCCCGCAGGCCTTCACCCATCTGGCGCTGATCTCCAGCGCCACCCTGCTCCATCTCCACGACCTGGCCGGACCTGAGGCCCTGGCCGGCACCCATGCCGACCGCGCCCGCCGCCTCGTGGGGGCCACCAAAGGGGCGAAGGCCCTGTTCTACGCCCTGTGGCGCAACCGCGGCGTCCGCCTGCTCCGCTCGACCGCCTCGGTCCTCGACCTGGACCCGGGCAACCAGGCCTAG
- a CDS encoding NAD-dependent epimerase/dehydratase family protein, giving the protein MNNEVVLITGGSGFVGSGIVARLEPRYRVVVLDRHPPEGAAPGVEFEKIDLTAKDSLDEALARVAGRHGPRIASVIHLAAFFDETGKPNPKYREITVEGTRRLLDALEPYEVDQFVFASTMLVHRAGQPGETVDETTPLDPKFPYRASKVETERLIHERHGERKVVNLRPAGIYDDGGHNPFLAHQIARIYERRLEGRVYPGDLATGQSFLHRDDLAEAVARLVERRAALPPELPLLLGEPDVMPFGELQEEIGRLVHGDAWQTWQVPKPLAKAGSWVQAEILDDDPFIRPYMVEMADDHYRLDIGRARDLLGWEPRHRLRDMLPAMIAGLKADPPAWYRANRLNAHAVAGTAPKEEGDQGGMDHEHHQQHMAKMEAMASRLMWCHFTVIGLGAWLLTSPFQFGLFDPAGFQPVRDVTAERGLWDVATRAALNGWSDVLAGLLLMTFGAMSLTRRFAWAPWGTTGVGLWLLFAPLLVWSPSGAAYANDMIVGAFAIALSVLVPMMPGMSHEGMMDENDVPPGWSYSPSSWVQRLPIIALGFFGFLIARQLAAYQLGYTDHIVEPFFAGVGGRNGSEHIVTSDVSRAWPIADGGLGASSYLIEALMGAMGSSKRWRTMPWMVTFFFILVVPLGGVSIFFIVIQPIMIGTYCTLCLVAAAAMLAMIPLTLDEVVAMTQYMLRSRRAGRPFWRTFFQGGPDIGGAVEKGVGFDRPLGRQALDSVRGVTLPWTLAASCAVGAWLMFSRLVFGAEGLLADSDHLVGAMIITVAVCAMAEVVRPLRFLNLVLGAWLVAVPWLLDGVGAAAAANEVACGLLVIGLSLPRGRRSDAHYGAADRWVF; this is encoded by the coding sequence ATGAACAACGAGGTGGTCCTGATCACCGGCGGCAGCGGCTTCGTCGGCAGCGGCATCGTCGCCCGGCTGGAACCGCGCTACCGGGTCGTGGTCCTGGACCGGCACCCGCCGGAAGGTGCGGCGCCCGGCGTCGAGTTCGAGAAGATCGACCTCACCGCCAAGGACAGCCTGGACGAGGCGCTGGCCAGGGTCGCCGGGCGGCACGGGCCCCGGATCGCCTCGGTGATCCACCTGGCGGCGTTCTTCGACGAGACCGGCAAGCCCAACCCGAAATACCGGGAGATCACCGTCGAGGGCACACGGCGCCTGCTGGATGCCCTGGAGCCCTACGAGGTCGATCAGTTCGTGTTCGCCAGCACCATGCTGGTGCACCGGGCCGGCCAGCCCGGCGAGACGGTGGACGAGACCACCCCGCTCGACCCGAAATTTCCCTACCGCGCCTCCAAGGTCGAGACAGAGCGGCTGATCCACGAGCGGCACGGCGAGCGGAAGGTGGTCAATCTCCGCCCGGCCGGCATCTACGACGATGGCGGCCACAACCCGTTCCTGGCCCACCAGATCGCAAGGATCTACGAGCGCCGCCTGGAGGGCCGCGTCTATCCGGGCGACCTCGCCACCGGCCAGTCCTTCCTGCACCGGGACGACCTGGCCGAGGCCGTGGCCCGGCTGGTCGAGCGTCGCGCCGCGCTGCCGCCCGAACTGCCGCTGCTGCTGGGCGAGCCGGACGTGATGCCGTTCGGCGAGCTGCAGGAGGAGATTGGCCGCCTGGTCCACGGCGACGCCTGGCAGACCTGGCAGGTGCCCAAGCCGCTCGCCAAGGCCGGCTCCTGGGTCCAGGCCGAAATCCTGGACGACGACCCGTTCATCCGGCCCTACATGGTCGAGATGGCCGACGACCATTACCGGCTGGACATCGGCCGGGCGCGCGACCTGCTGGGCTGGGAGCCCCGTCACCGCCTGCGCGACATGCTGCCGGCGATGATCGCAGGCCTGAAGGCCGATCCGCCGGCCTGGTATCGCGCCAACCGCCTGAACGCCCATGCGGTGGCCGGCACCGCGCCGAAGGAGGAGGGGGATCAGGGCGGCATGGACCACGAGCACCACCAGCAGCACATGGCCAAGATGGAGGCCATGGCGAGCCGGCTGATGTGGTGCCACTTCACCGTAATCGGTCTGGGCGCCTGGCTGCTCACCAGCCCCTTCCAGTTCGGCCTGTTCGATCCGGCCGGCTTCCAGCCGGTGCGCGACGTCACCGCCGAGCGCGGGCTTTGGGACGTCGCCACCCGCGCCGCGCTGAACGGCTGGAGCGACGTGCTCGCCGGCCTGCTCCTGATGACGTTCGGGGCGATGTCGCTCACCCGGCGCTTTGCCTGGGCGCCCTGGGGCACCACCGGCGTCGGCCTGTGGCTGCTGTTCGCCCCGCTGCTGGTCTGGTCGCCCAGCGGTGCTGCCTATGCCAACGACATGATCGTCGGCGCGTTCGCCATCGCCCTGTCGGTGCTGGTCCCGATGATGCCCGGGATGAGCCATGAGGGCATGATGGACGAGAACGACGTGCCGCCCGGCTGGTCCTACTCGCCCTCGTCCTGGGTGCAGCGCCTGCCGATCATCGCGCTGGGCTTCTTCGGCTTCCTGATCGCCCGCCAGCTGGCCGCCTACCAGCTGGGCTACACCGACCACATCGTCGAGCCGTTCTTTGCCGGCGTCGGGGGCCGCAACGGCTCGGAGCACATCGTCACCTCCGACGTCTCCCGCGCCTGGCCAATCGCCGATGGCGGGCTCGGCGCCAGCAGCTACCTGATCGAGGCGCTGATGGGCGCCATGGGCTCGTCCAAGCGCTGGCGGACCATGCCCTGGATGGTGACCTTCTTCTTCATCCTGGTGGTGCCGCTGGGCGGGGTGTCGATCTTCTTCATCGTCATCCAGCCGATCATGATCGGCACCTACTGCACCCTCTGCCTGGTCGCCGCCGCCGCCATGCTGGCGATGATCCCGCTGACCCTGGACGAGGTGGTGGCGATGACCCAGTACATGCTGCGCAGCCGCCGCGCCGGCAGGCCGTTCTGGCGCACCTTCTTCCAGGGCGGCCCGGACATCGGCGGCGCCGTCGAGAAGGGCGTCGGCTTCGACCGGCCGCTCGGCCGGCAGGCGCTGGATTCGGTGCGCGGCGTCACCCTGCCCTGGACGCTCGCGGCCAGCTGCGCGGTCGGCGCCTGGCTGATGTTCAGCCGGCTGGTGTTCGGCGCCGAGGGGCTGCTCGCGGACAGCGACCATCTGGTGGGCGCCATGATCATCACCGTGGCGGTATGCGCCATGGCCGAGGTGGTCCGGCCGCTGCGCTTCCTGAACCTGGTCCTCGGCGCCTGGCTGGTCGCGGTGCCCTGGC